In Marinibacterium anthonyi, the DNA window GATGCCGAGCCTGTCGCCGACGAAAGCGTGCTGCCCGAGGAAGACGTCGGGGAAAAAACCGGCGAAGAGGTCACGGGCGAGGCGCCGGTAACCGACGACGTGATCATCGAAGATCCGCTGACCGGCGAAGAGCCGCTGATCGTGGACGCGGTGGATCCCGAAGCGGACACCACGCTGGATCCCGAGCCCGAGGTTGAGACCGACGCCGAACCGGATCCCGCACCGCCGGTCCCGACCGAAACGGTGATCGAAAAAACCGTGGTGCAAAAGCGCGGTTTCTGGCCGGTGTTCATCGGGGGCGTGATTGCCGCCGGCGCCGGTTTCGTCGCCGCCCGCGCGGATCTGCCGCCCAATGTCGAAGCCAGCCTTCCCGCCTTCCTGCGCGGCACCGACTACACCACGCCGATCGCCGCGCTTGAGCAAAGCAGTTCGACGCAGGCCACCCAGCTGTCGGAAACCGGTGAACAGGTCGGCACGCTCAGCGGTTCGCTGGACACGCTGTCGGGCCAGGTATCGGACATCGACAGCCGCCTGGGCGCGCTGCAGATCCCCGATATCGCCCCGCTTGAACAGGGCATTTCCGAGCTGAAGGATGAATTGGCCACCGTGAAGGCCGGCGTGGCCGATGCCACCAGCGGGGTCGAAGGCCTGACGCTGCGGCTGGACGCGCTGGACGTGCGCCTTTCAACTTTGGAAAAGCGTCCCATTGCTGAAAACCTCTCGGACGAGGCGATCGCCGCCTATGAACGGGAACTGGACGGGGTCCGCCGGGCGCTGTCCGACGAACGGGACACGATCCGCCAGGAATTCGATGCGCTGGTTGCCGAACAGGGCGACCGGATGAGCGGTATCGTCGACGACGAGAAGGCGCGCATCGACGGGATGCTGGCGGATGCGCAGGCCATGGTCGACGATGCCAAGACCATATCGGACAAGACCGCCAAGCTGCAGGAAGAAGCCGCGCAGGCCCAGAAGGTCGCCGCCGCCCAATCCGCCGTGGCGATCGTGCGCGGCGCGCTTGGCGAAGGCGATCCCTATGCCGACAAGCTGGCGCCGATCACCGAGGCGGGCGTCGACATCCCCGCCGCGCTGTCGGGTCCCGCCGAGGATGGCGTGCCGACCCAGGGCCTCCTGCTGGAAGACTTCCCGCCGGCTGCCCGCGACGCGCTGGATGCCGCGCGGCTGGACGACCCGAACTCGACCAAGGGGATCGGTGCGTTCCTGAAACGCCAGCTGGGCGCGCGGTCGACCACGCCGCAGGACGGCGACGACACCGATGCCATCCTCAGCCGGGCCGAGGCGGCGCTGAAGGCGTCGGACCTGGATACCGCTTTGAATGAACTTCAGGCGCTGCCGGACGTTGCAGCCGAGAAGATGGCCGATTGGGTCGCCAAGGCCACCCAGCGTCGCGATGCGCTGGCGGCTCTCGACACCGTCGCCGCAGACCTGAACACGAACTGAAGGATCCCCCATGCTCTGGTCACTCATCAAGGTCCTGGTCTTCGTCGCCATCGTCGCGGCACTGGCGCTCGGGGCGTCCTACCTGATCGAAACCGAAGGCGGCGTGCAGGTCACGGTCGCCGGGATCGAATACACGTTCGGCCCGCTGGAATCGGTTCTGGCATTGATCCTGCTGCTGGTCGGCCTGTGGATCGTGCTGAAGGTCGCGTCCTTCCTGGTCGCGTTGTTGAAGTTCCTGGCCGGGGATGAAACCGCGCTGTCGCGCTACTTTGACCGGTCGCGGGAACGGCGCGGCTATCGCGCCCTGTCGGAAAGCCTGATGGCGCTGGCCTCGGGCGAAGGCAAGGTGGCGATGAGCCAGGCCCAGAAAGCCGAAAAGCTGCTGGGCAAGCCCGAGATCACCAACATCATCACCGCCCAGGCGGCCGAGATGGCGGGCGACACGAAACTGGCGGCCGAGGCCTACAAGAAGCTGCTGACCGACAAGACGACGCGGTTCGTCGGCGTGCGCGGGATCCTGAAACAGAAGCTGGCCGAGGGCGACAAGGACACCGCCAAGAAGCTGGCCGAAAAGGCGTTCGAGCTGAAGCCGCGCCACGAGGAGGTGCAGGACATCCTGCTGCGCCTGCAGGCCGACACCCACGACTGGAAAGGCGCCCGCAACACGCTGAACGCCAAGCTGAAATCGGGTTCGCTGCCGCGTGATGTCTATACACGGCGCGAGGCGGTGCTGGCGCTGTCCGAAGCACAGGACATCATCGACGCCGATGCGTCGATCGAGGCACGCGAGACGGCGATCGCGGCGAACAAGAAGTCGCCCGACCTGATCCCGGCGTCCGTCATGGCGGCGCGGGCCTATATCAAGGGCGGCAACCCGAAATACGCCACCCGGATCCTGAAAAAGACCTGGTCGGTGATGCCGCATCCCGACCTTGCCGCCGCCTTCGCCGAAATCGCGCCGGAGGAAACCGCCGCCCAGCGGGTCGACCGGTTCAAGGTGCTGACGGACCTGAACGTGGATCACCCGGAAACCAGGATGCTCAAGGCCGAGCTGCTGATCGCGGCCGAGGATTTCCCGGCGGCGCGCCGCGCCCTTGGCGACCTGGTGGAGACCAAGCCGAACGTGCGCGTGCTGACCATGATGGCGGCGATCGAACGGGGCGAAGGCGCGCCCGAGGCCGTGGTGCGCGGCTGGCTTGGCAAGGCGGTCACGGCACCGCGCGGCATGCGCTGGGTCTGCGACAATTGTTCCCAGGTGCACAAGGACTGGATGCCGGTCTGTTCGAATTGCGGCGGCTTCGACACGCTCAGCTGGCGCGAGGCGCCCGATGACGCGGTCGGCGGCGCCCAGGGCGAACACATGATCCCGCTGATCGTCGGTGACGACCCGGCCGAGCCGGTTCCCGCCCCGGTGATGGAGCCCGAGGATGTCACGCCCCCCGTTCAGCCCAGGTCCGAGCCGGAGATCGTCGAAGACGTCCCGCCGCGTCCGGATGTCGAGCCGATCAACGGTGACACGATGGATGGGGAAGGGTTCCGAAAATAACTCTTTCCCCCGCACCTTCGAGGTGCTAATTCGCGCCCCACGACGGCTTTCGGGCCGTCGTGACGGTCATGGGGCCCTTGGCGGCCCCGGTCCGGCGCCGCTGTAGCTCAGCTGGTAGAGCACGTCATTCGTAATGATGGGGTCGGGGGTTCGAGTCCCTTCAGCGGCACCACTTCCTTCCAGAAAAAGCACTGTGCAGGTCCGCCTGGTTTCCGGGCCGATCCCTTGGCTTCCGGAACCTTGACGGCCCCCCGGACATCCGCCCGGGAGGCCGATCCGATCAGATCGGGTAATGCAAATCCCCGTCCTGCAGGGTGATCCAGCGCAGTTCGGTGAATTCGTTGACCCCCCAGGTGCCACCGAACCGTCCATAGCCCGAAGCCTTCACGCCGCCGAAGGGCATCTGCGCCTCGTCGTGCACGGTGGGGCCGTTGACGTGGCAGATGCCGCTTTCGATCCGTTTCGCCACGGCCAGCGCCGCCATCGTGTCGCGCCCGAAGACCGCCGCGGACAGGCCAAAGTCGCTTTCGTTGGCGATGCGCACCGCCTCGTCCACGGATCCCGCACGGATGATCGCGACCACCGGGCCAAAGCTTTCCTCGGAATAGATCCGCATGTCCGGCGTCACGTGATCCAGCGCCGCCGCGTTCAGGATCGTGCCTTCGCCTCCGCCCGCGATCAGTGTTGCGCCCTTTTCCAGCGCGTCGTTCGTCAGCATGCTGATGCGGTCCGCCGCCGCCGCGTTGACCAGCGATCCCAATGGCGCGTTGCCCTCGCGCGGGTCGCCCGCCGTCAGGCTTTCGACCTTCCTGGCGAAGGCCTCGACAAAGCGATCGCCGGCGTCGCCGACGGTGATGATCCGTTCGGTCGACATGCAGATCTGGCCCTGGTTCATGTAGGCTCCGAACCCGGCCGCCGCGACCGCCGCGTCGATGTCGGCAT includes these proteins:
- a CDS encoding tetratricopeptide repeat protein, with translation MLWSLIKVLVFVAIVAALALGASYLIETEGGVQVTVAGIEYTFGPLESVLALILLLVGLWIVLKVASFLVALLKFLAGDETALSRYFDRSRERRGYRALSESLMALASGEGKVAMSQAQKAEKLLGKPEITNIITAQAAEMAGDTKLAAEAYKKLLTDKTTRFVGVRGILKQKLAEGDKDTAKKLAEKAFELKPRHEEVQDILLRLQADTHDWKGARNTLNAKLKSGSLPRDVYTRREAVLALSEAQDIIDADASIEARETAIAANKKSPDLIPASVMAARAYIKGGNPKYATRILKKTWSVMPHPDLAAAFAEIAPEETAAQRVDRFKVLTDLNVDHPETRMLKAELLIAAEDFPAARRALGDLVETKPNVRVLTMMAAIERGEGAPEAVVRGWLGKAVTAPRGMRWVCDNCSQVHKDWMPVCSNCGGFDTLSWREAPDDAVGGAQGEHMIPLIVGDDPAEPVPAPVMEPEDVTPPVQPRSEPEIVEDVPPRPDVEPINGDTMDGEGFRK